A window from uncultured Fusobacterium sp. encodes these proteins:
- a CDS encoding ribose-phosphate diphosphokinase: protein MINSENVKIFAGTSNRDLAKKIAEKYGLPLGKAEVVRFKDGEVFVKIDETVRGRDVFVVQSTSEPVNENLMELLIFVDALKRASAKSINVIIPYYGYARQDRKSNPREPITSKLVANLLTKSGATRIIAMDLHADQIQGFFDIPVDHMQALPLMVRYFMKKGLYGDDVVVVSPDIGGVKRARKLAEWLDCKIAIIDKRRPKPNMSEVMNLIGEVQGKTAIFIDDMIDTAGTITNGAAAIIERGAKEAYACCSHAVFSDPAIERLAASPLKEVIITDSIALPERKKLDKITVLSVDEIFAEAIRRIVNNQSVSELFEKKLIMEN from the coding sequence ATGATTAATTCTGAAAATGTAAAAATTTTCGCTGGAACTTCAAACAGAGACTTAGCTAAAAAAATAGCTGAGAAGTATGGACTACCTTTAGGAAAAGCAGAAGTAGTTAGATTTAAAGACGGAGAGGTATTCGTTAAAATTGACGAAACAGTAAGAGGAAGAGATGTATTCGTAGTACAATCAACTTCTGAACCTGTAAACGAAAACTTAATGGAACTATTAATTTTCGTAGATGCATTAAAAAGAGCATCAGCTAAAAGTATCAACGTAATTATTCCTTACTATGGATATGCTAGACAAGATAGAAAATCTAACCCAAGAGAACCAATTACTTCTAAATTAGTAGCTAACTTACTAACAAAATCAGGAGCTACTAGAATAATAGCTATGGATTTACATGCTGACCAAATTCAAGGATTCTTTGATATTCCTGTTGACCACATGCAAGCACTACCTTTAATGGTAAGATACTTCATGAAAAAAGGATTATATGGAGATGATGTTGTAGTAGTTTCTCCAGATATCGGTGGAGTAAAAAGAGCTAGAAAATTAGCTGAATGGCTAGATTGTAAAATAGCTATCATTGACAAAAGAAGACCAAAACCAAATATGTCAGAAGTAATGAACTTAATTGGAGAAGTTCAAGGAAAAACTGCTATATTTATAGATGACATGATTGATACAGCTGGAACTATTACAAATGGTGCTGCTGCTATCATAGAAAGAGGAGCAAAAGAAGCTTATGCATGTTGTTCACACGCTGTATTCTCTGATCCAGCTATTGAAAGATTAGCTGCTTCTCCTTTAAAAGAAGTTATTATAACAGACTCTATAGCTTTACCAGAAAGAAAAAAATTAGATAAAATCACTGTTTTATCTGTAGATGAAATCTTTGCTGAAGCAATTAGAAGAATTGTAAATAATCAATCTGTTTCTGAATTATTTGAAAAAAAATTAATAATGGAAAACTAA
- a CDS encoding L-threonylcarbamoyladenylate synthase, with protein MKKIYNLDNINFLEIGNSLKEGNLIIYPTDTVYGVGGIISSEETIKNIYKAKERSFTSPLIVLVSDIKKIEEIAYIEEKNRSSIEKLIEKFWPGGLTIILKKKEWVPNIMTANGDTVGVRMPNLEIALKIIESAGGLLPTTSANISGEKTPKSFDELSNKFKERVDILVDGGKSQIGLESTIIDMSDKPKILRLGAISLEEIEKVIGKI; from the coding sequence ATGAAAAAAATATATAATTTAGATAATATAAATTTTTTAGAGATAGGTAACTCTTTAAAAGAAGGAAATTTAATAATATATCCAACTGATACTGTATATGGTGTAGGTGGTATAATTTCATCTGAAGAAACAATTAAAAATATTTATAAAGCTAAAGAGAGAAGTTTTACTTCACCTCTTATTGTCCTTGTAAGTGATATAAAAAAAATAGAAGAGATAGCTTATATTGAAGAAAAAAATAGAAGTTCTATTGAAAAATTAATAGAAAAATTTTGGCCTGGAGGACTAACTATTATTTTAAAGAAAAAAGAGTGGGTTCCAAATATTATGACAGCTAATGGTGATACTGTAGGAGTTAGAATGCCCAACTTAGAAATAGCACTTAAAATTATTGAATCTGCTGGAGGTTTACTTCCAACAACAAGTGCTAATATTTCTGGAGAAAAAACTCCAAAGTCTTTTGATGAGTTATCTAATAAATTTAAAGAAAGAGTAGATATATTAGTTGATGGTGGGAAATCTCAAATAGGACTTGAATCTACAATAATAGATATGAGTGATAAACCAAAGATATTAAGATTAGGTGCAATATCTTTGGAAGAGATAGAAAAAGTAATTGGAAAAATATAG
- a CDS encoding SIS domain-containing protein, which translates to MLDINYIVKKHKLNDLEKDILFYIQNKILQNQKLSIRETAKDNYTSTSVIYSCIKKIGFKSFTDLIFHIKNSNDKVEILDKSNLSIPLEIIKSYSDPLIMFCSIGIANNITSYMNERMALLGKRSISNGHLQLLGNSNNKVILFVVSESGETESLLDIIQIAKKNEVPIISFLGKKDSSIEKKSTFSFVLNHGIFFADVISTFEHLISKI; encoded by the coding sequence TTGTTAGATATAAATTATATTGTTAAAAAACATAAATTAAATGATTTAGAAAAAGATATTCTTTTTTATATTCAAAATAAAATTTTGCAAAATCAAAAGCTTTCTATAAGAGAAACAGCTAAAGATAATTATACTTCAACTAGTGTTATTTATAGTTGTATAAAAAAAATAGGATTTAAAAGTTTTACTGATCTTATTTTTCATATAAAAAATTCAAATGATAAGGTAGAAATATTAGATAAATCAAATCTTAGTATTCCATTAGAAATTATAAAAAGTTATTCAGATCCTTTAATTATGTTTTGTTCAATTGGAATAGCTAATAATATTACTTCATATATGAATGAAAGAATGGCACTGTTAGGTAAGCGTTCTATTTCAAATGGGCACTTACAACTTTTAGGAAATTCTAACAATAAGGTAATTTTATTTGTTGTATCAGAGTCTGGTGAAACAGAATCATTACTTGATATAATTCAAATAGCTAAAAAAAATGAAGTACCAATAATTAGTTTTCTTGGAAAAAAAGATTCGTCTATTGAAAAAAAATCTACTTTCTCTTTTGTTCTAAATCACGGAATATTTTTTGCTGATGTTATATCTACTTTCGAACATCTTATATCTAAAATATAA
- a CDS encoding PTS transporter subunit EIIC has protein sequence MESKFLEKLEKVLLPIGSKIGNQKHLQAISVGMMMTLALIVVGSLFLIVANPPINLDLVDPNTGNIFLQFMIGWKKFAIANYDIITKPFNFTMGVVGLMTSFTIAYSLANEYKLNNLTSGLISMVIFLMIAAPIEDGKIVMQYLGADGLFIAIIISLISVEVSMMVERLGWKFKSEHVPPAVLSFMNALIPLFLNIIIIYGVSIIIFAKTGKTIPQLIMAILTPALSIGNNIWGYLTILLFGNILWLFGINGTSVIFPIVFTIGIANTGINAELVRQGKEPEMLMNLQMFRVAILGGAGNTLGLILLMLKSKSEQLKTLGKLAFVPGICGINEPVIFGTPIIFNPILGIPFLITPIITVSLTYITQKIGLISMGYIVDPSFAPFFVQGYLSSLDFRNLIFYFILVGISLIIYFPFFKVYEKNLIAQEQE, from the coding sequence ATGGAAAGTAAGTTTTTAGAAAAATTAGAAAAAGTATTATTACCAATAGGAAGTAAAATAGGAAATCAAAAACATCTTCAAGCTATATCTGTAGGAATGATGATGACATTAGCACTTATAGTTGTAGGATCTCTATTTTTAATAGTTGCTAACCCTCCTATTAACTTAGACTTAGTAGATCCAAATACAGGGAATATATTCCTACAATTTATGATTGGATGGAAAAAATTTGCTATAGCTAACTATGATATAATAACTAAACCTTTTAACTTTACTATGGGAGTAGTTGGTTTAATGACTTCTTTTACCATTGCTTACTCTTTAGCAAATGAATATAAATTAAACAATTTAACTTCTGGTTTAATTTCAATGGTTATATTTTTAATGATAGCAGCTCCAATAGAAGATGGAAAAATAGTTATGCAATATCTAGGAGCAGATGGACTTTTCATAGCTATTATTATATCTCTAATAAGTGTAGAAGTATCTATGATGGTAGAAAGATTAGGTTGGAAATTTAAAAGTGAACATGTTCCTCCAGCAGTATTATCTTTTATGAATGCTTTAATTCCTTTATTTTTAAATATTATTATTATTTATGGAGTTAGTATAATTATATTTGCAAAAACTGGAAAAACAATTCCACAGTTAATAATGGCTATTCTTACTCCAGCATTAAGTATAGGAAATAACATTTGGGGATATCTAACTATTCTTTTATTTGGAAATATATTATGGTTGTTTGGTATAAATGGAACTTCTGTTATATTCCCTATTGTATTTACAATTGGAATAGCTAATACTGGAATCAATGCTGAATTAGTTAGACAAGGAAAAGAACCTGAAATGCTAATGAACTTACAGATGTTTAGAGTTGCTATTTTAGGTGGAGCTGGTAATACTTTAGGACTTATTCTTCTAATGTTAAAGAGTAAATCTGAACAATTAAAAACTTTAGGAAAATTAGCTTTTGTTCCTGGAATTTGTGGTATTAATGAGCCTGTAATTTTTGGAACACCTATAATTTTTAATCCTATTTTAGGAATTCCATTTTTAATAACTCCTATTATTACAGTATCTTTAACATATATTACTCAAAAGATTGGACTTATTTCTATGGGATATATTGTAGATCCTTCTTTTGCTCCATTCTTTGTACAAGGATATTTGTCATCATTAGATTTTAGAAACTTAATATTCTATTTTATACTAGTTGGTATAAGCTTAATAATTTATTTTCCATTCTTTAAAGTATATGAAAAAAATCTAATAGCTCAAGAACAAGAATAA
- the glsA gene encoding glutaminase A produces the protein MQELLSKLVKKNIVITKEGKVADYIPELDKAKKDALGICILDNDGNIYTAGDWETKFTIQSISKIVTLMLAILDNGEEYVFSKVGMEPSGDPFNSIRKLETSSRKKPYNPMINAGAIAVASMIKGKDAREKFNRVLDFFKKVTEDDSLDVNYKIYCGESETGNKNRAMGYFLKNDGIIEGNVEDALEVYFKQCSIEVNAYTLAKLGLFLANNGRTSSGEQIITQKIATIVKTLMVTCGMYDLSGEIAVRVGIPCKSGVGGGIVGVVPGKLGIGVYGPSLDKKGNSIGGIHILEDLSKELKLSIF, from the coding sequence ATGCAAGAATTATTAAGTAAATTAGTTAAAAAAAATATAGTTATTACAAAGGAGGGAAAAGTAGCTGATTATATACCTGAATTGGATAAAGCAAAAAAAGATGCTCTTGGAATATGTATTTTAGATAATGATGGTAATATTTATACTGCTGGAGATTGGGAAACTAAATTTACAATTCAAAGTATCTCTAAAATTGTGACTCTCATGCTAGCAATTTTAGATAATGGTGAAGAATATGTTTTTTCAAAAGTTGGAATGGAACCATCTGGAGATCCTTTCAATTCTATTAGAAAACTTGAAACTTCTAGTAGAAAAAAACCATATAATCCTATGATTAATGCTGGTGCCATAGCTGTTGCTTCTATGATTAAAGGTAAAGATGCTAGAGAAAAATTTAATAGAGTTCTTGATTTCTTTAAAAAAGTTACTGAAGATGATTCTTTAGATGTAAATTATAAAATTTACTGTGGTGAAAGTGAAACTGGTAATAAAAATAGAGCTATGGGATATTTTCTTAAAAATGATGGTATAATTGAAGGAAATGTTGAAGATGCCTTAGAAGTATATTTTAAACAATGTTCTATTGAAGTTAATGCTTATACCCTAGCTAAATTAGGATTATTTCTTGCTAATAATGGACGTACAAGTAGTGGAGAACAGATAATAACACAAAAAATTGCAACTATTGTTAAAACTTTAATGGTAACTTGTGGAATGTATGACTTGTCTGGAGAAATAGCAGTTAGAGTTGGAATTCCTTGTAAAAGTGGAGTTGGTGGAGGAATTGTTGGGGTTGTTCCTGGTAAATTAGGTATAGGAGTTTATGGACCTTCTCTAGATAAAAAAGGAAATTCTATTGGTGGAATCCATATATTAGAAGATTTATCAAAAGAACTGAAATTATCAATATTTTAA